The following are from one region of the Geotrypetes seraphini chromosome 12, aGeoSer1.1, whole genome shotgun sequence genome:
- the MARCOL gene encoding MARCO-like protein, with the protein MGSSKAILITSSCLILLALCAGRTDALPVKGKPCYDLTQMQQISGLDGIKGTSKLPPCDSLQEYNLLPFPFSGISDSATPSPNSSVLTQGNTTGSALQSGNGSAPGSAVQKGNNGTSGALTQVNSTSGVLTRGNSSTTGSALQSGNGSAPGSAVQKGNSGTSGVLTQVNSTSGVLTRGNSSTTGSALQSGNGSASGSAVQTGTSGVLSQGNGSAPGSAVQSGNSNSTGSTFQQGSDSGSVNQQSANNIFGDTANPNSTSTILIIADDSDDNSDDNSDDDSDDNSDDSMIIILGADDDSVPDRDCGPNSDSAAQQGCNSTSGSKGPVKTQPSGIKGSSPVKKGSSVSSDTPDSSDCEDSSVSQKNP; encoded by the exons ATGGGAagcagtaaagctattcttatcaCATCTTCCTGCCTCATTCTCCTTGCTCTGTGTGCCGGTCGCACAG ATGCATTGCCAGTGAAGGGAAAACCCTGCTACGACCTGACGCAAATGCAGCAGATCTCAG GGTTGGATGGAATAAAGGGTACCTCTAAACTTCCACCCTGTGATTCTCTCCAGGAGTACAATCTTCTCCCATTCCCCTTTTCCGGAATATCTG ACTCTGCAACACCCTCCCCTAATAGCAGTGTCCTGACTCAGGGCAACACTACTGGAAGTGCACTTCAGTCAGGCAACGGCAGCGCACCTGGAAGCGCGGTTCAGAAGGGCAACAACGGCACATCTGGAGCCCTGACTCAGGTCAACAGCACATCTGGAGTCCTGACTCGGGGCAACAGCAGCACTACTGGAAGTGCACTTCAGTCAGGCAACGGCAGCGCACCTGGAAGCGCAGTTCAGAAGGGCAACAGCGGCACATCTGGAGTTCTGACTCAGGTCAACAGCACATCTGGAGTGCTGACGCGGGGCAACAGCAGCACCACTGGAAGTGCACTTCAGTCAGGCAACGGCAGTGCCTCTGGAAGCGCAGTTCAGACCGGCACATCTGGAGTCCTGAGCCAGGGCAACGGCAGCGCACCTGGAAGCGCAGTTCAGTCGGGCAACAGCAACTCCACCGGAAGCACCTTTCAGCAGGGCTCTGACTCTGGAAGTGTGAATCAGCAGAGCGCCAACAATATATTTGGAGATACAG CCAATCCCAATTCCACAAGCACTATATTAATTATTGCTGATGATTCCGATGACAATTCCGATGACAATTCCGATGACGATTCCGATGACAATTCCGATGACTCTATGATAATCATATTGGGCGCAGATGATGACAGCGTGCCCGACAGGGACTGTGGTCCCAACTCTGACAGTGCGGCTCAGCAGGGCTGCAACTCCACATCTGGAAGCAAAG GTCCAGTAAAAACCCAACCCTCTGGCATCAAAGGATCGTCCCCTGTCAAAAAAG GTTCCTCGGTATCCTCGGACACCCCAGATTCCTCCGACTGTGAAGACTCCAGTGTCTCTCAGAAGAACCCATGA